One Aegilops tauschii subsp. strangulata cultivar AL8/78 chromosome 7, Aet v6.0, whole genome shotgun sequence genomic window carries:
- the LOC109784567 gene encoding PHD finger-like domain-containing protein 5A produces the protein MAKHHPDLIMCRKQPGIAIGRLCEKCDGKCVICDSYVRPCTLVRVCDECNYGSFQGRCVICGGVGISDAYYCKECTQQEKDRDGCPKIVNLGSAKTDLFYERKKYGFKKR, from the coding sequence ATGGCGAAGCATCACCCTGATCTCATCATGTGCCGGAAGCAGCCTGGCATTGCTATTGGTCGCTTGTGTGAGAAGTGTGATGGCAAGTGCGTCATCTGTGACTCGTATGTGCGCCCATGTACGCTTGTCCGGGTCTGCGACGAGTGCAACTACGGCTCGTTCCAGGGAAGGTGCGTCATCTGCGGCGGAGTTGGCATCTCAGACGCCTACTACTGTAAAGAGTGCACGCAGCAGGAGAAGGACCGAGATGGGTGCCCCAAGATTGTCAACCTAGGAAGCGCCAAGACCGATCTCTTCTACGAGCGCAAGAAGTATGGTTTTAAGAAGAGATGA